The proteins below come from a single Streptomyces spongiicola genomic window:
- a CDS encoding ABC transporter substrate-binding protein has product MTGRRRFSLPRPFRTATALALCTGAVGASLAGCGVLPGGSTGIREPMTVMTFAPEGTRATNMPGMPAMAQAYAKHVNAKGGVDGHELRVLTCNEQNTTSGAAACARRAVAEGAVAVVGSYSQNGRAFMAPLEAAGIPYIGGYGVSEEEFTSYLSYPVNGGQAALLAGNGRQLADSCRRVSLVRPDTIAGDNLPVLLNTGLSEGDGQPSTDVKAAEDATEYLEEAARAREEAGDEKGCVTAVLGERTANFFDSFRRLPGEDGEGVRISSVLSSVGQPLIDRTGGAGGPFEGAYMTGWYPDAGDARWGVMRQVIKNHAFGDDRIDPADAGVQTTWIAYTVLERVIEVLDRGTITPGAVAHALDSGVSVDTGGLTPELRWRFEDMLGVPGFPRIVNPHVTFQVVRDGRLVAARPGFVDVARMMAEAPMA; this is encoded by the coding sequence ATGACCGGTAGGCGACGCTTCTCCCTCCCCCGCCCCTTCAGGACCGCGACCGCCCTCGCCCTGTGCACCGGGGCCGTCGGCGCGTCCCTCGCCGGGTGCGGGGTGCTGCCCGGCGGCTCGACGGGCATCCGGGAGCCGATGACCGTGATGACCTTCGCGCCCGAGGGGACCCGGGCCACGAACATGCCCGGGATGCCCGCCATGGCCCAGGCGTACGCGAAGCACGTCAACGCGAAGGGCGGTGTCGACGGCCACGAGCTGCGCGTGCTGACGTGCAACGAGCAGAACACGACGTCGGGTGCGGCGGCGTGCGCCCGGCGCGCGGTCGCCGAGGGCGCGGTCGCGGTCGTCGGCTCCTACAGCCAGAACGGCAGGGCCTTCATGGCGCCGCTCGAGGCCGCGGGCATTCCGTACATCGGCGGCTACGGGGTGTCCGAGGAGGAGTTCACCAGCTACCTCTCCTATCCCGTCAACGGAGGTCAGGCGGCGCTCCTGGCCGGCAACGGCCGGCAGCTGGCGGACAGCTGCCGGAGGGTGTCACTGGTGCGGCCCGACACGATCGCCGGCGACAACCTGCCGGTGCTGCTGAACACCGGGCTGTCCGAGGGGGACGGGCAGCCCTCCACCGATGTGAAGGCCGCGGAGGACGCCACCGAGTACCTCGAGGAGGCCGCGCGGGCCCGGGAGGAGGCCGGTGACGAGAAGGGCTGCGTCACGGCCGTGCTGGGCGAGCGCACCGCGAACTTCTTCGACTCCTTCCGCCGGCTTCCCGGGGAGGACGGCGAGGGCGTGCGCATCTCCTCCGTCCTCAGTTCCGTCGGTCAGCCGCTGATCGACCGCACGGGCGGCGCGGGCGGGCCCTTCGAGGGCGCGTACATGACCGGCTGGTACCCGGACGCGGGGGACGCGCGCTGGGGCGTGATGCGGCAGGTGATCAAGAACCATGCGTTCGGCGACGACCGGATCGACCCGGCGGACGCGGGGGTTCAGACGACCTGGATCGCGTACACGGTGCTGGAGAGGGTGATCGAGGTGCTCGACCGCGGCACCATCACCCCGGGAGCGGTCGCCCACGCCCTCGACAGCGGGGTCAGCGTGGACACCGGCGGGCTGACGCCCGAGCTGCGCTGGCGCTTCGAGGACATGCTCGGTGTCCCCGGCTTTCCCCGGATCGTGAACCCGCATGTGACCTTCCAGGTCGTCCGGGACGGCCGTCTGGTCGCCGCGCGGCCCGGGTTCGTCGATGTGGCCCGGATGATGGCGGAGGCGCCCATGGCCTGA
- a CDS encoding SCO4402 family protein, with protein MGDMPLNDLPWWRWRANVRSALHMFSDPVFHQEAWLAGREGYGDVTDAVYRLVEDTWLDNWSAEKYVGTIFRDSGEAALVDVAVLRVLRIMHQVGADAPVSAYMEHHGWTEAVRAARDAHVRLATNDGEDPDAPPRTLEVLRILTRSA; from the coding sequence ATGGGTGACATGCCGCTCAACGACCTGCCCTGGTGGCGCTGGCGTGCCAATGTGCGCTCGGCGCTGCACATGTTCTCCGACCCCGTCTTCCACCAGGAGGCCTGGCTGGCCGGCCGCGAGGGGTACGGCGACGTCACCGACGCCGTCTACCGGCTCGTCGAGGACACCTGGCTGGACAACTGGTCCGCCGAGAAGTACGTGGGGACGATCTTCCGGGACTCCGGAGAGGCCGCGCTGGTCGACGTGGCCGTGCTGCGGGTGCTGCGGATCATGCACCAGGTCGGCGCGGACGCTCCGGTCTCGGCGTACATGGAGCACCACGGCTGGACCGAGGCGGTACGGGCCGCCCGGGACGCCCACGTACGGCTCGCGACGAACGACGGGGAGGACCCCGACGCCCCGCCGCGCACCCTGGAAGTGCTGCGGATCCTGACCCGTAGCGCCTGA
- the purU gene encoding formyltetrahydrofolate deformylase → MTAQYVLTLSCPDRQGIVHAVSSYLFITGCNIEDSQQFGDRDTGLFFMRVHFSAEEPVTVDKLRASFTAVGDSFCMDWQIHRADERMRIVLMVSKFGHCLNDLLFRSRIGALPVDIAAVVSNHTDFAELAASYDIPFRHIPVTKDSRPQAEAELLELVHEENVELVVLARYMQVLSDDLCKRLSGRIINIHHSFLPSFKGAKPYHQAHARGVKLIGATAHYVTAELDEGPIIEQEVERVGHEVTPEQLVAVGRDVECQALARAVKWHAEHRILLNGHRTVVFG, encoded by the coding sequence ATGACCGCCCAGTACGTCCTCACGCTCTCCTGCCCGGACAGGCAGGGCATCGTGCACGCCGTGTCCAGCTACCTCTTCATCACCGGCTGCAACATCGAGGACAGCCAGCAGTTCGGAGACCGGGACACCGGCCTTTTCTTCATGCGGGTGCACTTCTCGGCCGAGGAGCCGGTGACCGTGGACAAGCTGCGGGCCAGCTTCACCGCGGTGGGCGACTCGTTCTGCATGGACTGGCAGATCCACCGCGCCGACGAGCGCATGCGCATCGTGCTGATGGTCAGCAAGTTCGGCCACTGCCTGAACGACCTGCTGTTCCGGTCGCGGATCGGGGCACTGCCGGTCGACATCGCGGCCGTGGTCTCCAACCACACCGACTTCGCGGAACTCGCCGCCTCCTACGACATCCCGTTCCGGCACATCCCCGTCACCAAGGACAGCAGACCGCAGGCAGAGGCGGAACTGCTGGAGCTGGTGCACGAGGAGAACGTCGAACTCGTCGTGCTCGCACGCTATATGCAGGTCCTCTCCGACGACCTCTGCAAGCGGCTGAGCGGCCGGATCATCAACATCCACCACTCCTTCCTGCCGAGCTTCAAGGGCGCGAAGCCGTACCACCAGGCGCACGCGCGCGGTGTGAAGCTCATCGGTGCCACGGCCCACTACGTGACGGCGGAACTGGACGAGGGCCCGATCATCGAACAGGAAGTGGAGCGGGTCGGCCATGAGGTGACGCCGGAGCAACTGGTCGCCGTCGGACGCGACGTGGAGTGCCAGGCGCTGGCCCGCGCCGTGAAGTGGCACGCGGAGCACCGGATCCTCCTCAACGGCCACCGCACCGTCGTGTTCGGGTAG
- a CDS encoding tetratricopeptide repeat protein, with the protein MAARPLVARQPNERLQALIQEAGCSNAGLARRVNMVGAERGLDLRYDKTSVARWLRGQQPRGRAPGVIAEALGRKLGRTVTIDEIGMANGKNLASGVGLQFAPTVLGAIEQVCELWRSDVGRRDLLTGSTVAASALVEPSRDWLITGADAQVARQAGARVGLPDVEAVRAMTRALTGLDHRFGAGHVRPVVVHYLNSVVSGLLSGSYREPVGRQLFAAAARLTELAGYMAVDTGQPGLAQRYYIQALRLAQAAGDRAYGGYVLAASMSHLAAELGNPREIAQLARAAQEGARGRVTPRAEAMFHAAEARGHALLGDVRTCQESAGRAVAALDRANPDSGDDPHWIAHFDQAYLADELAHCHRDLGQADQAARQASESLDGHPESRARRRGIGLVLLATARLQQREVEEACRTGTRAIELLGTLRSSRGTGYLDDLHQRLEPYGSEPSVREFGARLQLQAA; encoded by the coding sequence ATGGCAGCGAGGCCACTCGTCGCCCGCCAGCCGAACGAACGGCTGCAGGCGCTGATCCAGGAAGCCGGATGCTCCAATGCCGGTCTGGCACGCAGGGTCAACATGGTCGGGGCGGAACGCGGCCTCGACCTGCGCTACGACAAGACGTCGGTGGCGCGCTGGCTGCGCGGGCAGCAGCCGCGCGGCCGGGCGCCCGGCGTCATCGCCGAGGCGCTGGGCCGCAAGCTGGGCCGCACGGTCACGATCGACGAGATCGGGATGGCCAACGGCAAGAACCTGGCGTCCGGCGTGGGGCTGCAGTTCGCCCCCACCGTGCTCGGGGCGATCGAGCAGGTCTGCGAGCTGTGGCGCAGCGACGTCGGCCGGCGGGACCTCCTGACCGGCTCGACGGTGGCCGCCTCGGCACTCGTCGAACCCAGCAGGGACTGGCTGATCACCGGAGCGGACGCCCAGGTGGCCCGGCAGGCCGGGGCCCGGGTGGGGCTTCCGGACGTCGAGGCGGTGCGGGCGATGACCCGGGCGCTCACCGGGCTCGACCACCGCTTCGGCGCCGGGCACGTGCGGCCGGTCGTCGTCCACTACCTCAACAGCGTGGTGTCCGGGCTGCTCTCCGGCTCGTACCGGGAGCCGGTGGGGCGGCAGCTGTTCGCCGCGGCGGCGCGGCTCACCGAGCTGGCGGGGTACATGGCCGTCGACACGGGCCAGCCGGGCCTCGCCCAGCGCTACTACATCCAGGCCCTGCGGTTGGCCCAGGCCGCGGGCGACCGGGCTTACGGCGGCTATGTGCTGGCCGCGTCGATGAGCCATCTCGCCGCGGAACTCGGGAACCCGAGGGAGATCGCGCAGCTCGCGCGGGCGGCGCAGGAGGGCGCCCGAGGCCGGGTCACACCCCGTGCGGAGGCGATGTTCCACGCGGCGGAGGCCCGGGGGCACGCCCTGCTCGGAGACGTCCGCACCTGCCAGGAGTCGGCCGGCCGGGCCGTCGCCGCCCTGGACCGGGCGAACCCGGACTCGGGGGACGACCCGCACTGGATCGCCCACTTCGACCAGGCCTACCTCGCCGACGAACTGGCCCACTGCCACCGCGACCTCGGTCAGGCCGACCAGGCTGCCCGCCAGGCGTCGGAATCCCTGGACGGCCATCCCGAGTCCCGCGCGCGGCGCCGCGGGATCGGCCTGGTCCTGCTCGCCACGGCCCGGCTCCAGCAGCGCGAGGTCGAGGAGGCCTGCCGTACGGGCACGCGGGCGATCGAACTCCTCGGCACCCTGCGTTCCAGCCGGGGCACGGGCTATCTGGACGACCTGCATCAGCGGCTGGAGCCGTACGGGTCGGAGCCGTCGGTCCGGGAGTTCGGGGCGAGACTCCAGTTGCAGGCGGCGTGA
- a CDS encoding bifunctional DNA primase/polymerase has product MEDTIEGSIGLTEAAQIPAQRGTQLLDSAVRYVEERHWEVFPGTWLEAVEGGERCSCGASECDAPGAHAVRPDWSSQATGSSTAARRLWGSRPKASVLLPTGRTFDALEVPESAGFLALARIERMGTALGPVMCGPDRRMLFLVLPGAAAKLPELVRGLGRTPGSLDLVARGDGQYVAAPPTRVGGRGAVQWVRKPTSVNRWLPDAEELLSALAYACGREAAVGRSRRS; this is encoded by the coding sequence GTGGAAGACACCATCGAAGGGTCGATCGGCCTCACCGAAGCGGCACAGATCCCCGCACAGCGCGGCACACAACTACTGGACAGCGCGGTCCGGTACGTGGAGGAGCGCCACTGGGAGGTGTTCCCCGGTACCTGGCTGGAGGCCGTCGAGGGCGGCGAACGGTGTTCCTGCGGCGCCTCCGAGTGCGATGCGCCGGGGGCGCACGCCGTCCGGCCGGACTGGTCGAGCCAGGCGACCGGCAGCTCCACGGCCGCACGCCGGCTGTGGGGCAGCCGGCCGAAGGCGTCGGTCCTGCTGCCCACCGGAAGGACCTTCGACGCCCTCGAGGTCCCGGAGTCGGCCGGTTTCCTCGCGCTCGCGCGGATCGAGCGGATGGGCACGGCCCTCGGGCCGGTGATGTGCGGCCCGGATCGGCGCATGTTGTTCCTCGTCCTGCCGGGCGCGGCCGCGAAGCTCCCGGAACTGGTGCGCGGACTCGGCCGGACGCCCGGCTCGCTGGACCTGGTGGCACGGGGGGACGGGCAGTACGTGGCGGCGCCGCCGACCCGCGTCGGTGGCCGGGGCGCGGTGCAGTGGGTGCGCAAGCCGACGTCCGTGAACCGGTGGCTGCCGGACGCCGAGGAGCTGCTCAGCGCGCTGGCCTACGCGTGCGGAAGGGAAGCCGCCGTCGGGCGGAGCCGCCGATCGTAG
- a CDS encoding ABC transporter ATP-binding protein, whose translation MASEQVPGQVPDRTVDAASDRTVRTAGAASARTAEAVDGAPETAPPAVRVEGLWKRFGEQVAVAGVDLTLPTGRFIGLVGPNGAGKTTTLSMITGLLRPDQGRIEVAGHDVWRDPVEVKARIGVLPEGLRLFERLSGGELLSYTGRLRGLPGEEVDKRAAQLLEVLDLAGARHKLVVDYSTGMRKKIGLAAALLHNPQVLFLDEPFEGVDPVSAQTIRGVLERYTRSGATVVFSSHVMELVESLCDWVAVLAAGRIRAHGPLSEVRGAAGSLQDAFLELVGAHGRDTGEALDWLGGGAR comes from the coding sequence ATGGCATCGGAGCAGGTACCAGGGCAAGTACCGGACCGGACGGTGGACGCGGCCTCGGACCGGACGGTCCGGACGGCAGGCGCGGCCTCGGCCCGGACGGCGGAAGCGGTCGACGGGGCGCCGGAGACGGCGCCTCCCGCCGTCCGCGTCGAAGGGCTCTGGAAGCGGTTCGGCGAGCAGGTCGCGGTTGCCGGCGTCGATCTCACCCTGCCCACCGGCAGGTTCATCGGCCTGGTAGGGCCCAACGGGGCGGGCAAGACCACGACCCTGTCGATGATCACCGGACTGCTCCGCCCCGACCAGGGCCGCATCGAGGTCGCCGGCCACGACGTCTGGAGGGACCCGGTCGAGGTGAAGGCCAGGATCGGCGTTCTGCCCGAGGGCCTGCGGCTCTTCGAGCGGCTTTCGGGCGGTGAACTCCTCTCCTACACCGGCCGGCTGCGCGGGCTCCCGGGCGAGGAGGTCGACAAGCGGGCCGCCCAGTTGCTGGAGGTGCTCGATCTCGCGGGCGCACGGCACAAACTGGTCGTCGACTACTCCACCGGGATGCGCAAGAAGATCGGTCTGGCGGCGGCGCTGCTGCACAATCCGCAGGTGCTCTTCCTGGACGAGCCGTTCGAGGGTGTCGACCCGGTGTCCGCGCAGACCATCCGCGGGGTCCTGGAGCGGTACACCAGGTCCGGAGCGACGGTCGTGTTCTCCAGCCATGTGATGGAGCTGGTGGAGTCGCTGTGCGACTGGGTCGCCGTGCTGGCCGCGGGCCGGATCAGGGCGCACGGGCCGCTCTCCGAGGTACGCGGCGCGGCGGGATCGCTGCAGGACGCCTTCCTTGAACTCGTCGGCGCGCACGGACGCGACACCGGCGAGGCGCTGGACTGGCTCGGCGGCGGTGCGCGGTGA
- a CDS encoding transporter has product MTAAAPFPAPSPAPSPAPSPAPSPAPSPAPSLTYVFVRLKLSLLANGLRQSSGRTAAFVTSAVLALLVAAGQLVGLVLLRGTASADSLAVLLIAVVALGWAFLPLFFPSGDETLDPTRLVMLPLRPGPMVSALLVASLLGIGPLFTLCLVTGAALALAHGAAGAAAAVAAVPLALLVCVALARAVAAANIRLLTSRKGRDLAVLSGLVIAVGVQFVSFGVQRLGQTGGLAALDPAAAVVRWIPPASALGAVDSASTGAYGAAAVQLALSAAALAGLLYGWQRSLTRLMTAPDGSTLAAAAEPTRRDRSTGLHRLLPGGRTGTVMQRSLRYVWRDPKTKMAWVSALVVGMIVPLFNALQGIGSIYLACFASGMLGIQMYNQFGQDTSAFWMVAQTIASPRDAYAELRARAMALLLITLPYTVLVTVATAAVLGDWRALPEALGIALGLLGAMMATGAVASARFPYSIPQDSAYKNVAPGQGGLAWISIFGGMIASALLCSPLIALTIWLNAANAESAIWVLLPLGAGYGALLVWGGLRLAAPQTAARLPEILAAVSKG; this is encoded by the coding sequence GTGACGGCCGCGGCCCCCTTCCCGGCGCCTTCCCCCGCCCCTTCCCCGGCCCCTTCCCCGGCCCCCTCTCCGGCGCCCTCCCCGGCGCCCTCGCTCACGTACGTCTTCGTACGTCTCAAGCTGTCGCTGCTGGCGAACGGGCTGCGTCAATCCTCGGGCCGCACGGCCGCGTTCGTCACCTCCGCGGTGCTGGCGCTGCTGGTCGCCGCCGGCCAGCTCGTCGGCCTCGTCCTGCTGCGCGGCACGGCGTCCGCGGACTCCCTGGCGGTACTGCTGATCGCGGTGGTCGCGCTGGGCTGGGCGTTCCTCCCCCTGTTCTTCCCGAGCGGTGACGAGACGCTGGACCCGACCCGGCTGGTGATGCTGCCGCTCCGGCCGGGCCCGATGGTGTCGGCGCTGCTGGTGGCGTCGCTGCTGGGCATCGGCCCGCTGTTCACTCTCTGCCTGGTGACCGGCGCCGCGCTGGCACTGGCGCACGGGGCCGCCGGTGCGGCGGCAGCGGTGGCGGCGGTGCCGTTGGCGCTGCTGGTGTGCGTCGCTCTGGCGCGGGCCGTCGCCGCCGCCAACATCCGCTTGCTGACCAGCCGCAAGGGTCGCGATCTGGCCGTGCTGAGCGGTCTGGTGATCGCGGTCGGGGTGCAGTTCGTGAGCTTCGGGGTGCAGCGCCTCGGTCAGACCGGCGGTCTGGCGGCGCTGGACCCGGCCGCGGCCGTGGTGCGCTGGATCCCGCCGGCGTCGGCGCTCGGCGCCGTCGACTCGGCGAGCACCGGGGCGTACGGGGCGGCCGCCGTCCAGCTCGCCCTGTCCGCCGCCGCCCTGGCCGGGCTGCTCTACGGATGGCAGCGCAGCCTGACCCGGCTGATGACCGCGCCGGACGGATCGACACTCGCGGCGGCCGCGGAGCCGACCCGCCGCGACAGGTCGACGGGCCTGCACCGGCTGCTGCCGGGCGGGCGCACCGGCACGGTCATGCAGCGCAGCCTCCGCTACGTCTGGCGTGATCCGAAGACCAAGATGGCATGGGTGTCGGCGCTCGTGGTCGGGATGATCGTGCCGCTGTTCAACGCCCTGCAGGGCATCGGCTCGATCTACCTCGCCTGCTTCGCGTCGGGGATGCTCGGCATCCAGATGTACAACCAGTTCGGCCAGGACACGTCCGCGTTCTGGATGGTCGCGCAGACGATCGCCTCACCCCGCGACGCGTACGCCGAACTGCGCGCCCGGGCGATGGCGTTGCTGCTGATCACGCTGCCGTACACGGTACTGGTGACGGTCGCCACGGCCGCGGTGCTGGGCGACTGGCGGGCGCTGCCGGAGGCGCTGGGGATCGCGTTGGGGCTGCTCGGCGCGATGATGGCGACCGGTGCGGTGGCGTCGGCGCGCTTCCCGTACTCGATTCCGCAGGACAGCGCGTACAAGAACGTGGCTCCGGGCCAGGGCGGTCTCGCGTGGATCTCCATCTTCGGCGGGATGATCGCCTCGGCGCTGCTGTGCTCCCCGCTGATCGCGCTGACGATCTGGCTGAACGCGGCCAACGCCGAGTCCGCGATATGGGTGCTGCTGCCGCTGGGTGCCGGATACGGTGCGCTGCTGGTCTGGGGCGGGCTGCGGCTGGCGGCCCCGCAGACGGCGGCACGGCTGCCGGAGATCCTGGCGGCCGTCAGCAAGGGTTGA
- a CDS encoding subtilase-type protease inhibitor, whose translation MRYIVHTLGATASAAALVLSGLAAGTAHADAAGDTGLYAPSALVLTVGRGEAAATATVERAVTLNCAPAPGGTHPSSQAACRELGTVNGEFALLSGTSDRPCTRQWDPVTITAAGVWEGKRVDWSATYGNSCEMRESMNGSAVFAF comes from the coding sequence ATGCGTTACATCGTCCACACACTCGGCGCGACGGCCTCCGCCGCGGCGCTCGTGCTCAGCGGCCTGGCCGCCGGCACCGCGCACGCCGATGCCGCCGGTGACACGGGGCTCTACGCACCGTCCGCCCTGGTGCTGACGGTCGGCAGGGGCGAGGCCGCCGCCACGGCGACCGTCGAGCGTGCGGTGACCCTGAACTGCGCCCCGGCACCCGGCGGCACCCACCCGTCCTCCCAAGCCGCCTGCCGGGAACTCGGCACCGTGAACGGCGAGTTCGCCCTGCTGTCCGGCACCTCCGACCGCCCCTGCACCCGGCAGTGGGACCCGGTCACCATCACCGCAGCCGGGGTCTGGGAGGGCAAGCGCGTCGACTGGTCGGCCACGTACGGCAACTCCTGCGAGATGAGGGAGAGCATGAACGGGTCCGCGGTCTTCGCCTTCTGA
- a CDS encoding alpha/beta fold hydrolase: MVRRIDVTGTARVRLAAWEFADPPKGHGETDRAPGVLLLHGLMGRASHWAVTARWLAERHRAVALDQRGHGRSERPADGAFTRESYVADAAAAVEQLGLAPAVLIGHSMGALTAWQLAAERPELVRAVVISDMRASALGAASQREWEDWFRSWPVPFATLADVRRWFGEDDPRLERPSPARGEFFAEVMAERADGWRPVFSRRQMLRSRATWVHDAHWDSLAQVGCPALVVRGLDGELGRAEAQEMVRVLPRGRYAEVADAGHLVHHDQPDAWRAAVEPFLEGVLTD, translated from the coding sequence ATGGTGCGGCGCATCGACGTGACCGGAACGGCCAGGGTACGGCTCGCTGCCTGGGAGTTCGCCGATCCGCCCAAGGGGCACGGTGAGACGGACCGTGCTCCGGGCGTCCTACTCCTCCATGGCCTGATGGGGCGGGCCTCGCACTGGGCCGTCACCGCCCGTTGGCTGGCCGAGCGGCACCGGGCGGTCGCCCTCGACCAGCGTGGGCACGGTCGAAGCGAGCGTCCCGCCGACGGCGCGTTCACCCGTGAGTCGTATGTCGCCGACGCGGCGGCGGCGGTGGAGCAGCTCGGGCTTGCCCCGGCTGTCCTCATCGGCCATTCCATGGGGGCGCTGACCGCCTGGCAGCTCGCCGCCGAGCGCCCCGAACTCGTCCGGGCCGTGGTCATCAGTGACATGCGCGCCTCTGCGCTCGGTGCGGCCTCCCAGCGCGAGTGGGAGGACTGGTTCCGCTCGTGGCCGGTGCCCTTCGCGACCCTCGCCGACGTGCGCAGGTGGTTCGGCGAGGACGACCCCCGGCTGGAGCGCCCCAGCCCCGCGCGGGGAGAGTTCTTCGCCGAGGTGATGGCCGAACGGGCGGACGGCTGGCGGCCCGTCTTCTCCCGCCGCCAGATGCTGAGGTCCCGGGCGACCTGGGTGCACGACGCGCACTGGGACTCGCTGGCCCAGGTCGGGTGCCCGGCGCTCGTGGTCCGCGGACTCGACGGCGAACTGGGCCGGGCGGAGGCGCAGGAGATGGTCCGCGTCCTGCCCCGCGGGCGGTACGCGGAAGTGGCCGACGCCGGGCATCTCGTCCACCACGACCAGCCCGACGCCTGGCGTGCGGCCGTCGAGCCGTTCCTGGAGGGCGTACTGACGGATTGA
- a CDS encoding metal-dependent transcriptional regulator, translated as MSGLIDTTEMYLRTILELEEEGVVPMRARIAERLDQSGPTVSQTVARMERDGLVTVAGDRHLELTEEGRRLATRVMRKHRLAECLLVDVIGLEWEQVHAEACRWEHVMSEAVERRVLELLRHPTESPYGNPIPGLEELGEKAEAEAFLDDGMVSLADLDAGAEGKTVVVRRIGEPIQTDAQLMYTLRRAGVQPGSVVSVTGSAGGVLVGSGGEAAELEADVASHVFVAKR; from the coding sequence ATGTCCGGACTGATCGACACCACGGAGATGTATCTCCGCACCATCCTCGAGCTGGAGGAAGAGGGCGTGGTCCCGATGCGTGCCCGCATCGCGGAGCGGCTCGACCAGAGCGGGCCCACGGTCAGCCAGACCGTCGCGCGGATGGAGCGCGACGGTCTCGTGACGGTCGCGGGCGACCGTCATCTGGAGCTGACCGAGGAGGGCCGCCGTCTCGCCACCCGGGTGATGCGCAAGCACCGGCTGGCCGAGTGCCTGCTGGTCGACGTGATCGGCCTGGAGTGGGAGCAGGTGCACGCCGAGGCGTGCCGATGGGAGCACGTGATGAGCGAGGCGGTGGAGCGGCGCGTGCTCGAACTGCTGCGGCACCCCACCGAGTCGCCGTACGGCAACCCGATCCCCGGCCTGGAGGAGCTGGGCGAGAAGGCGGAGGCCGAGGCGTTCCTCGACGACGGCATGGTCAGCCTGGCCGATCTCGACGCCGGCGCGGAGGGCAAGACGGTGGTCGTCCGCCGGATCGGGGAGCCGATCCAGACGGACGCCCAGCTGATGTACACCCTGCGGCGTGCCGGTGTGCAGCCCGGCTCGGTGGTGAGCGTGACCGGGTCGGCCGGCGGTGTGCTGGTCGGCAGCGGGGGCGAGGCCGCGGAGCTGGAGGCGGACGTCGCCTCCCATGTGTTCGTCGCGAAGCGCTGA
- a CDS encoding SIS domain-containing protein — protein MGGNESAGRFLDAAIGLLERVRDEEAANIAAAGAAIADTVAEGGRLFAFGAGHSSLAAQDVVYRAGGLAVMNLLAVPGAVGVDVMPATLGSALERVDGLAGAVLDAGPARSGDLLIVVSLSGRNALPVEMALNARALGLKVIGVTSAAYTTGTRSRHTSGTYLRDHCDIVLDSKIAVGDAELTAEGVDAPFAPASTVVTSALMQAAVAAAVGELAARGVEPPLLRSGNVDGGHEWNDRIMTEYADRIFYRR, from the coding sequence ATGGGCGGGAACGAGTCGGCGGGCCGGTTCCTCGACGCGGCGATCGGCCTGCTGGAGCGAGTGCGCGACGAGGAGGCGGCGAACATCGCCGCGGCCGGCGCGGCCATCGCGGACACCGTCGCCGAGGGCGGCCGGCTGTTCGCCTTCGGCGCGGGCCACTCCTCGCTCGCCGCGCAGGACGTGGTCTACCGGGCGGGCGGCCTGGCCGTGATGAACCTGCTCGCCGTCCCCGGCGCCGTCGGCGTCGACGTGATGCCCGCGACCCTCGGCTCCGCGTTGGAGCGCGTCGACGGCCTCGCCGGTGCGGTGCTCGACGCCGGCCCCGCCCGCTCCGGCGACCTGCTGATCGTCGTCTCCCTGTCCGGACGCAACGCCCTGCCGGTCGAAATGGCCCTGAACGCGCGGGCACTCGGCCTGAAGGTGATCGGGGTGACGTCCGCGGCGTACACGACCGGAACGCGGTCCCGGCACACCTCGGGCACGTACCTCAGGGACCACTGCGACATCGTCCTCGACTCCAAGATCGCGGTCGGCGACGCCGAGCTGACCGCGGAGGGCGTCGACGCGCCGTTCGCCCCCGCGTCCACGGTCGTCACCAGCGCCCTGATGCAGGCAGCCGTCGCCGCGGCGGTGGGCGAACTGGCCGCTCGGGGCGTCGAGCCGCCGCTGCTGCGGTCGGGGAACGTGGACGGCGGCCACGAGTGGAACGACCGGATCATGACCGAGTACGCGGACCGGATCTTCTACCGCCGCTGA